In one window of Planctomycetaceae bacterium DNA:
- a CDS encoding fibronectin type III domain-containing protein — protein MNRIDNAGPSNRVLYESGLTETSFTSGLMEAGTYRFWVRAINSAGRAGIWSAPLDFQISDLENSQDGTQETRLLTQLTNPVATPAAKEATINGTTRDRASARFSRDRDDAIVFKGRPGLERSADYEAVDVSTNLQNTSNPDSGRFNDVDRLTDLAFSEWPGLTS, from the coding sequence GTGAACCGAATTGACAATGCCGGACCGTCAAATCGCGTGCTGTATGAATCCGGGCTGACGGAGACCAGTTTCACATCGGGTTTGATGGAAGCGGGGACTTACCGCTTCTGGGTGCGTGCCATCAATAGTGCCGGGAGGGCTGGGATCTGGTCAGCCCCGCTGGATTTTCAGATCAGTGATCTTGAGAATTCACAAGACGGCACTCAGGAGACCCGGTTGCTGACACAGCTGACGAACCCGGTTGCAACGCCTGCTGCAAAGGAAGCGACGATCAACGGTACCACACGCGACAGGGCGTCCGCTCGTTTCAGCCGTGATCGTGACGATGCCATTGTTTTTAAGGGGCGACCCGGGTTGGAACGATCGGCTGACTATGAAGCTGTGGATGTGAGCACGAACCTTCAGAATACCAGCAACCCTGATTCGGGCCGATTCAACGATGTCGACCGCCTCACCGATCTTGCCTTTTCAGAATGGCCCGGGCTGACAAGTTGA
- a CDS encoding transposase → MFLPESLSGKATTYTLNQWTALNRSLDDGDLSIDNNASQRAMRPVAIGRKNWMFVGSKPAGHRAAILISMIASCKANLVEPWAWLKDVLIQLPLGAPLESLLPNTWLASHPQHRRKIAERRKLERQRCSDD, encoded by the coding sequence GTGTTCCTTCCCGAAAGCCTGTCGGGCAAAGCGACGACGTACACGCTCAATCAATGGACCGCGCTGAATCGCTCTCTTGACGACGGTGACTTGTCGATTGACAACAACGCGTCCCAACGAGCCATGCGTCCCGTCGCCATCGGTCGCAAGAACTGGATGTTCGTCGGCAGCAAACCGGCCGGCCACCGCGCTGCCATTCTCATCTCGATGATCGCCAGCTGCAAAGCCAACCTCGTGGAACCCTGGGCCTGGCTCAAAGACGTGCTGATTCAGCTTCCGCTCGGAGCCCCTCTCGAGTCCCTGCTGCCAAACACCTGGCTCGCCTCACACCCCCAACACCGCCGGAAGATCGCAGAACGTCGAAAACTCGAACGACAACGCTGTTCAGACGATTAG
- a CDS encoding response regulator translates to MTDVLRVLFVDDDPAWLNAIRRIVRRSNPQWDVHYIEDGFAALELIDRLGFDVIVSDLNMPGLRGDSLLTQVAEAHPEILRFMLSGATQADCGQSEHILAMEFIDKDAPASDLLFRIARGVSLRRFMKGQIVDRLATAVSSLGDLPNMVIKVINPKSNSPATQRAPFLEIACPDLGLEFRTPLIRDEIVNV, encoded by the coding sequence ATGACTGATGTGTTAAGGGTTCTGTTCGTCGATGACGATCCTGCATGGCTTAATGCTATTCGACGCATTGTGCGTCGAAGCAATCCTCAATGGGATGTTCATTACATCGAAGATGGATTTGCGGCGCTGGAGCTAATCGACCGGCTTGGATTTGACGTCATCGTCTCTGATCTGAATATGCCTGGACTGCGAGGGGATTCCCTGCTCACTCAGGTTGCAGAAGCACATCCCGAAATCCTGCGGTTCATGTTGTCAGGAGCAACCCAGGCGGACTGCGGTCAGTCCGAACATATCCTCGCGATGGAATTCATCGACAAGGATGCTCCCGCTTCTGATTTACTGTTCCGAATTGCCCGAGGCGTTTCGTTGCGTCGATTCATGAAGGGACAGATCGTTGATCGGCTTGCGACTGCCGTCTCGTCACTCGGCGACCTGCCCAACATGGTGATCAAGGTGATCAACCCAAAGAGCAATTCCCCGGCGACACAGCGTGCCCCGTTCCTGGAAATCGCCTGCCCTGATCTGGGTCTGGAATTTCGAACACCCTTGATTCGGGATGAAATCGTAAACGTCTAA
- a CDS encoding response regulator gives MRKKQVLTSGEVAKLCNVNFRTVLRWIERGELPAYKLPGRGDNRIRVDDFIEFASQHHMPVPAEFQPMPRHALVVDDEPHMARSIRRILTREGFDVKVAADGFRAGVYLGTYRPAIVTLDLQMPGLSGFDVLSFVRQMSGKEQVRILVVSGMDNASLDRAMTAGADAVLPKPFDNDQLIEKVRELLSDDFSAAHSSAEVAEPATGR, from the coding sequence ATGCGAAAGAAACAGGTTCTGACGAGCGGTGAAGTCGCCAAACTTTGTAACGTGAACTTTCGCACTGTTCTTCGATGGATTGAGCGCGGGGAATTACCCGCCTACAAACTTCCAGGGAGGGGAGATAACCGCATTCGTGTGGATGACTTCATTGAATTCGCTTCACAGCACCACATGCCGGTGCCGGCAGAGTTTCAGCCCATGCCTCGTCATGCACTGGTTGTTGATGACGAGCCCCACATGGCCCGAAGCATCCGACGTATCCTGACGCGGGAAGGCTTCGACGTAAAAGTGGCAGCCGATGGATTCCGCGCAGGAGTTTATCTGGGCACATATCGGCCGGCGATCGTGACGCTCGACCTGCAAATGCCAGGACTGTCCGGCTTCGATGTTCTGTCATTCGTTCGGCAGATGTCCGGCAAAGAACAGGTTCGAATTCTGGTGGTTTCCGGGATGGACAACGCCAGCCTTGATCGGGCAATGACCGCAGGGGCTGATGCTGTACTGCCGAAGCCGTTTGATAACGATCAGCTGATCGAAAAGGTCAGGGAACTGCTGAGCGACGATTTCAGCGCAGCCCACTCATCGGCTGAGGTCGCAGAGCCTGCGACAGGGCGTTGA
- a CDS encoding heme NO-binding domain-containing protein: protein MKGIVFTLLNELVEKQFGLAMWDAVLMDSGESGIYTAAASYPDQSILNLVMSLSARSGLPPDDLIRAFGTYMVSGFAEQYPDFFPPGISAKELLMSVQGIIHVEVKKLFPDAILPQFEYEDTSPTTLTMKYRSPRSLCVLAEGLIDGTGTFFGEKISREHSQCVKRGDRFCQFDLTFGGRT, encoded by the coding sequence ATGAAGGGGATTGTATTCACACTGTTAAATGAGCTCGTTGAAAAGCAATTCGGTCTGGCGATGTGGGACGCTGTGCTGATGGATTCTGGTGAGTCCGGTATCTATACGGCGGCCGCCTCTTATCCTGATCAGTCCATTCTGAATCTGGTGATGTCACTTTCTGCCAGGTCAGGACTGCCGCCCGATGACCTGATTCGCGCGTTCGGAACTTACATGGTCTCCGGATTTGCAGAACAGTATCCGGACTTCTTCCCTCCCGGTATATCTGCCAAAGAACTTCTGATGTCCGTTCAGGGGATTATCCACGTAGAAGTGAAGAAGCTCTTTCCCGATGCGATCCTTCCACAGTTCGAATATGAGGATACATCGCCGACGACGCTCACCATGAAGTATCGTTCTCCACGCTCCCTCTGCGTGCTGGCAGAGGGACTGATTGATGGGACGGGCACTTTCTTTGGTGAGAAGATCAGCCGCGAGCATTCTCAATGCGTCAAAAGAGGTGATCGGTTCTGCCAGTTTGACCTGACATTTGGAGGGCGAACATGA
- a CDS encoding ATP-binding protein, which yields MNEAQPLPDAGCNSKDVIDLDTIDPAVINSDVIMRSLNRERQARKQAERLLEDRSRELYTARQEIEQQYQSLMLTQSQLVHAEKMASIGQLAAGIAHEINNPIGFVTSNLQTLQDYSRVFLELLNLYQQLDNACATTDAGEIVRLRQAIADLRDREDPDYIMDDLGSLLDESQDGLKRVREIVQNLKSFVHLGDTEEQFADLNENIEATLKVVWNELKYKCRVEKQLASIPRIRCFASELNQVFMNLLVNAAQAIEDQGVITISTESTDQEVIVRISDTGCGISEDVRRKLFTPFFTTKPVGKGTGLGLSISWGIVKKHRGTIEVDSEPGQGTTFSIRLPMSEPQSGGNDSESRCVTGVADDN from the coding sequence ATGAACGAAGCACAGCCCCTGCCAGATGCAGGCTGCAATTCGAAGGACGTGATTGACCTGGACACCATCGATCCAGCGGTCATTAATTCGGACGTCATTATGCGTTCACTGAATCGTGAACGTCAGGCACGAAAACAGGCGGAACGCCTGCTGGAGGACAGATCCCGCGAACTCTACACGGCCAGGCAGGAGATTGAACAACAGTACCAGTCGCTCATGCTGACGCAGAGCCAGCTTGTTCATGCCGAAAAGATGGCATCGATTGGTCAACTTGCGGCGGGCATCGCACACGAGATCAACAATCCCATTGGCTTTGTCACAAGTAACCTGCAGACACTGCAGGACTATTCGCGCGTGTTCCTTGAGCTACTGAACCTTTACCAGCAGCTCGACAACGCCTGTGCCACAACTGACGCAGGCGAAATCGTTCGCCTCCGACAGGCAATTGCCGATCTGAGGGACCGGGAAGATCCCGATTACATCATGGATGATCTTGGTTCCCTGCTGGATGAGTCTCAGGATGGGCTGAAGCGTGTGCGTGAGATTGTCCAGAATCTGAAGAGCTTCGTACATCTCGGTGACACAGAGGAACAGTTTGCGGATCTGAACGAGAACATCGAAGCGACGCTGAAGGTCGTCTGGAACGAGCTCAAGTACAAGTGTCGTGTCGAAAAGCAGCTGGCCAGTATCCCTCGAATTCGCTGCTTCGCCAGTGAACTCAATCAGGTATTCATGAACCTGCTGGTCAATGCCGCTCAGGCGATTGAAGATCAGGGAGTCATAACTATCAGCACCGAGAGCACAGATCAGGAAGTCATTGTGAGAATCAGTGATACCGGGTGTGGTATTTCGGAAGACGTGCGCAGGAAACTGTTTACTCCGTTCTTTACCACAAAACCTGTGGGCAAAGGTACGGGGCTGGGACTGTCTATTTCCTGGGGGATTGTGAAGAAACATCGCGGAACCATCGAAGTGGACAGCGAGCCTGGTCAGGGGACGACATTTTCAATTCGTCTTCCCATGTCTGAACCTCAGTCCGGTGGAAATGATTCAGAGAGTCGATGCGTCACGGGAGTTGCTGATGACAACTGA
- a CDS encoding ATP-binding protein yields MTTEATISPSAVQLAEKERSARLRAERYLEGKSLALNMAKEELREQHEALKQAQSALLHSEKMASIGQLAAGVAHEINNPIGFVTSNLCTLTEYVSVFKDLLNHYRQLEDAVDSGNLDAARELLPSIQGIRETEDLGYISDDAGDLLNESKDGLERVAEIVRNLKSFVRLGESGEQTADIHEGLESTLKIVWNELKYKCEVRKQFGDVPRILCYASELNQVFMNLFTNAAQAITEKGTILIETFTEGDEVVVQISDDGCGIPEENVGQLFNPFFTTKPVGSGTGLGLSVSWGIIQKHNGTIEVQSKVGLGTTFTIRLPIRRAT; encoded by the coding sequence ATGACAACTGAAGCCACTATTTCTCCCAGTGCTGTTCAGCTGGCAGAAAAAGAACGCAGCGCCAGACTCAGAGCCGAACGATACCTGGAAGGAAAATCGCTCGCGCTGAACATGGCGAAGGAAGAACTGCGCGAACAGCACGAAGCGCTGAAACAAGCCCAGTCTGCTCTGCTTCATTCCGAAAAGATGGCTTCTATTGGTCAGCTAGCCGCCGGGGTCGCTCACGAAATCAACAACCCGATCGGGTTTGTGACGAGCAATCTTTGCACCCTGACTGAGTACGTAAGCGTCTTCAAAGACTTACTGAACCACTATCGTCAGCTCGAAGATGCAGTAGACAGTGGTAATCTTGACGCGGCACGGGAACTGCTGCCTTCTATTCAGGGCATTCGCGAAACTGAAGACCTTGGCTACATCTCCGATGATGCCGGCGACCTGTTGAACGAAAGTAAAGACGGTCTGGAACGCGTTGCTGAAATTGTGAGAAACCTGAAGAGCTTCGTTCGACTTGGGGAAAGCGGAGAACAGACCGCCGACATCCACGAGGGTCTGGAATCAACACTGAAGATCGTGTGGAACGAATTGAAGTACAAGTGTGAAGTCCGGAAGCAGTTCGGTGACGTACCGAGGATCCTGTGCTATGCCAGTGAACTCAATCAGGTCTTCATGAATCTGTTCACCAATGCTGCACAGGCCATCACAGAAAAGGGCACGATTCTGATTGAGACCTTTACTGAAGGAGACGAGGTCGTCGTTCAGATCAGTGACGATGGTTGTGGAATTCCCGAGGAGAACGTGGGGCAGTTGTTCAATCCGTTTTTCACGACCAAGCCTGTCGGCAGTGGTACAGGATTAGGGCTGTCGGTCTCGTGGGGCATCATTCAGAAACACAATGGAACAATCGAAGTCCAAAGCAAGGTGGGCCTGGGGACTACGTTTACGATCAGGTTGCCCATTCGACGGGCCACCTGA
- a CDS encoding response regulator, which translates to MEQKTILCVDDEPGILSALKRLLRREPYRLLTASSGEEALQVFASEKIHLIVSDHRMPGMTGTELLSEIQKISPETVRVVLSGYADAAAIVEAINRGHIFRFLGKPWSDEELKANIRACLEQYDLIAHNRSLTHELAERNEQLRRLSEQQQSLIEERTRSLQMAQEVVQALPMPIIGVSVDGLIALVNSEANSLLNFPMGTSVQEAFPENLATAVSESVRLGSSRKVYVRTEVSGQSVQASVVPLMHGHDVRGSLVLMELCPCTV; encoded by the coding sequence ATGGAACAGAAAACGATTCTTTGTGTTGACGATGAACCCGGCATTCTTTCGGCGTTGAAAAGACTGCTGCGTCGTGAGCCCTATCGCCTTTTGACTGCGAGCAGTGGTGAGGAGGCGCTGCAGGTATTTGCCAGTGAAAAGATCCATTTGATTGTTTCCGATCATCGCATGCCCGGCATGACGGGGACCGAACTACTTTCAGAGATTCAGAAGATCAGCCCGGAAACCGTCCGTGTGGTGCTGTCGGGTTATGCAGATGCAGCCGCGATTGTCGAAGCGATTAACCGCGGACATATTTTTCGTTTTCTGGGCAAGCCGTGGAGTGATGAAGAACTGAAAGCGAACATCCGCGCCTGTCTGGAGCAGTATGACCTGATCGCCCATAACAGATCACTGACGCACGAGCTTGCAGAGCGTAATGAGCAGCTTCGGCGACTCTCTGAGCAGCAGCAGAGTCTGATCGAAGAAAGAACCCGGTCCCTGCAGATGGCGCAGGAAGTCGTTCAGGCTCTGCCCATGCCAATTATCGGTGTCAGCGTTGACGGGCTCATTGCCCTTGTGAATTCAGAAGCCAACAGCCTGTTGAATTTCCCGATGGGAACGTCGGTGCAGGAAGCGTTTCCGGAGAATCTGGCCACGGCAGTGTCAGAATCTGTTCGCCTTGGGTCGAGCCGAAAAGTTTATGTTCGCACCGAAGTCTCCGGACAATCAGTTCAGGCATCCGTCGTTCCACTCATGCATGGTCACGACGTCCGGGGGAGTCTTGTGCTGATGGAATTGTGTCCCTGCACAGTGTGA
- a CDS encoding HD domain-containing phosphohydrolase: MNTPVILFVDDEQGVINACQRALRKSGFELLLTTSTDEALELARTRELTVVVSDQRMPGMEGTELLEQIRKIQPDTVRMILTGYADITATVDAINRGEVFRFLAKPWDDAQLVAVLNRAVDQYNLVMENRRLNALTKSQNDELKLLNNELEIRVLERTQQVTDLSSRLRAMLNGSLKVFAQLMDVTSSSMGNHSRRVAEMSMLIAEELSLPDEMLRQIEAGSLLHDIGKLMLPDALLKKDPLHLTADERSMLQQHVLRGESILQAIPFFNDAALFVRHHHERMNGTGYPDRLQGDEIPLGARIIAVADAWDKHQNDKKAYSSRTSSDVLRMLRDRAGDQFDPGVVDALERSLERNRKAAHQLDSVVEVYADALRPGMVLATAIKTDAGAMLMPAETQLTPENISRLRRFYAHTMHGFQVYRTAAELV; encoded by the coding sequence ATGAACACGCCCGTCATTTTGTTTGTCGACGATGAGCAAGGCGTCATTAATGCCTGCCAGCGTGCACTTCGAAAAAGTGGATTTGAACTGCTCCTGACGACCTCAACGGATGAAGCGCTGGAACTGGCAAGGACACGGGAGCTGACTGTTGTTGTTTCCGACCAGCGAATGCCAGGCATGGAAGGAACCGAATTGCTGGAACAGATCCGAAAGATTCAGCCGGATACCGTTCGGATGATTCTGACAGGGTACGCTGATATTACGGCTACGGTGGATGCGATCAATCGCGGAGAAGTTTTCCGCTTCCTTGCCAAGCCATGGGATGACGCTCAATTGGTCGCCGTTCTGAATCGGGCGGTCGATCAGTACAACCTGGTGATGGAAAATCGCCGGCTGAATGCTTTAACGAAATCACAGAATGACGAACTGAAGCTGCTGAACAATGAACTGGAAATCCGGGTGCTGGAACGCACTCAACAAGTCACGGACCTGAGTTCGCGACTGCGAGCCATGTTGAATGGATCGCTGAAAGTCTTTGCCCAGCTGATGGATGTCACCAGTTCCTCGATGGGCAATCACTCCCGCCGCGTCGCTGAAATGTCGATGCTGATTGCGGAAGAACTTTCATTGCCGGACGAAATGCTTCGCCAGATTGAAGCGGGCTCTTTGCTACATGATATTGGCAAGTTGATGCTGCCGGATGCCCTCCTGAAGAAGGATCCATTGCATCTGACCGCTGATGAGCGTTCGATGCTGCAGCAACATGTCCTGCGCGGCGAATCGATACTGCAGGCGATTCCGTTCTTCAATGATGCTGCCTTGTTTGTGCGGCATCATCATGAACGCATGAACGGCACCGGATATCCAGACCGGCTTCAGGGCGATGAAATACCACTTGGTGCCAGAATTATCGCGGTCGCCGATGCGTGGGATAAACATCAGAACGATAAGAAGGCCTATTCCAGCAGAACCTCTTCCGACGTTCTCAGGATGTTGAGAGACCGTGCGGGTGATCAATTCGATCCCGGCGTCGTCGACGCACTGGAGCGGAGCCTGGAACGTAACCGGAAAGCGGCCCATCAGCTCGACAGCGTGGTCGAAGTCTACGCCGATGCACTCAGGCCCGGCATGGTCCTGGCCACCGCAATCAAGACGGACGCCGGAGCCATGCTGATGCCCGCCGAGACACAACTGACCCCGGAGAACATCTCACGCCTTCGAAGATTTTATGCACACACCATGCACGGGTTTCAGGTCTATCGGACGGCAGCAGAACTGGTATAA
- a CDS encoding YraN family protein: MKRLFQILLGDKGENAAVRFLKKQGYRILERQHRNTFGEIDIIAMDGACIVFVEVKTRSTQSHGQPFEAVDREKQRRITRAALGWLKAKRRLDHAARFDVISIVWSEENKQPEIQHFRNAFEADGNGQFFG; this comes from the coding sequence ATGAAGAGACTGTTCCAAATCCTGCTGGGAGACAAAGGCGAGAATGCCGCAGTGCGGTTTCTGAAGAAGCAGGGATATCGAATCCTCGAGCGGCAGCATCGCAACACGTTCGGTGAAATCGACATCATTGCCATGGACGGTGCGTGCATCGTCTTCGTTGAAGTGAAGACTCGATCAACACAAAGTCATGGTCAGCCATTTGAGGCTGTTGATCGCGAGAAGCAGCGGCGAATCACACGGGCCGCTCTGGGCTGGCTGAAGGCAAAACGACGTCTGGACCACGCGGCCCGCTTTGATGTCATCTCAATCGTCTGGTCAGAAGAGAACAAGCAGCCGGAGATTCAGCACTTCAGGAATGCGTTCGAAGCCGACGGAAACGGCCAGTTCTTTGGCTGA
- the rplS gene encoding 50S ribosomal protein L19, with protein MRHKLLDIAEQSSLREDPLKFTIGDTVDVHTRILEGNKERIQIFSGVVIARRGQGTGEMFTVRRVVQGEGVERTFPVHSPKVAAVEVKRHARVRRAKLYYLRERTGKATRLKERRAKPWEVQVGEGGK; from the coding sequence ATGCGACACAAACTACTTGATATTGCAGAGCAGTCGAGCCTGCGTGAAGACCCACTGAAATTCACGATTGGCGACACTGTTGACGTCCACACTCGAATTCTGGAAGGCAACAAAGAACGCATCCAGATTTTCAGTGGCGTTGTCATTGCACGCCGCGGCCAGGGAACAGGCGAGATGTTTACCGTTCGCCGCGTCGTTCAGGGGGAAGGTGTTGAACGCACCTTCCCTGTCCACTCACCCAAGGTTGCCGCCGTTGAAGTGAAGCGACACGCTCGGGTTCGCCGCGCGAAGCTCTACTACCTGCGTGAACGAACCGGCAAAGCAACCCGCCTCAAAGAACGCCGTGCAAAACCCTGGGAAGTTCAGGTAGGCGAAGGTGGCAAATAA
- the trmD gene encoding tRNA (guanosine(37)-N1)-methyltransferase TrmD, with product MRFDVLTLFPEMFEGYLGQSILKLAIERGLVDVRLHNFRDYAPGKRRQIDDKPFGGGPGMLIMCQPVFDCVEAVQAETPKPGRLLMMTPQGRKLDQGLVEELATEERLILLCGRYEGFDDRIREGLQPTEVSVGDFICNGGEVPAMLIIDTVIRLIPDVLGDETSSRYDSFSKSGMLEHPQFTRPREFRGMVVPEVLLSGDHKAIERWQDEQSRIRTSERRSDLLKKTDEI from the coding sequence ATGAGATTTGACGTTCTGACATTGTTTCCGGAGATGTTTGAGGGTTACCTCGGACAGAGCATTCTGAAACTGGCAATCGAACGCGGTCTTGTGGATGTCAGGCTTCACAATTTCAGAGACTATGCTCCCGGCAAACGAAGGCAAATCGACGATAAGCCTTTCGGGGGCGGCCCTGGGATGTTGATCATGTGTCAGCCGGTGTTTGATTGTGTCGAAGCGGTTCAGGCCGAGACACCAAAACCCGGCAGACTTCTCATGATGACGCCTCAGGGAAGAAAGCTGGATCAGGGGCTGGTTGAAGAACTGGCAACAGAGGAACGACTGATCCTGCTTTGTGGCCGCTATGAAGGATTCGACGATCGAATTCGAGAGGGGCTGCAGCCAACCGAAGTATCGGTGGGTGACTTTATCTGCAACGGCGGAGAAGTGCCTGCGATGCTGATCATCGACACAGTCATTCGGCTGATTCCCGACGTTCTGGGAGACGAAACCAGCAGTCGATATGACTCGTTTAGTAAATCAGGGATGCTCGAACATCCTCAGTTCACCCGACCCAGAGAATTTCGAGGGATGGTGGTACCTGAGGTGCTGTTGAGCGGTGATCATAAAGCCATCGAACGATGGCAGGACGAACAAAGCCGGATTCGCACGTCCGAACGACGCAGCGATCTGCTGAAGAAGACAGACGAAATTTGA
- the rpsP gene encoding 30S ribosomal protein S16, with translation MAVRIRMKKMGRKHRPFFRICIMDSRVQRDGKAIEEVGFYDPMVADKSKRVSLKMERVDYWLSVGAQPSEKVNALIRKVRTNRFGSAASPPPMQAPKVKEEAPAASAESAESAEPAETAAE, from the coding sequence ATGGCTGTTCGTATTCGAATGAAGAAGATGGGACGCAAACACCGTCCATTCTTCCGTATCTGCATCATGGATTCACGAGTTCAGCGTGACGGCAAAGCAATCGAAGAGGTCGGTTTCTACGATCCCATGGTTGCCGACAAGTCAAAACGCGTCTCCCTGAAAATGGAACGTGTCGACTACTGGCTCTCTGTTGGCGCTCAGCCAAGCGAAAAAGTGAATGCACTGATTCGCAAGGTCCGCACCAACAGGTTCGGCAGCGCGGCATCGCCTCCACCAATGCAGGCACCAAAGGTCAAAGAAGAAGCTCCGGCAGCATCGGCCGAATCAGCAGAGTCTGCTGAGCCAGCAGAAACTGCCGCTGAGTAA